One region of Carassius gibelio isolate Cgi1373 ecotype wild population from Czech Republic chromosome A1, carGib1.2-hapl.c, whole genome shotgun sequence genomic DNA includes:
- the LOC128016485 gene encoding F-box only protein 8-like, which yields MGQGLWRVARNQQLQQQYSEQCFLQRDRERGRRMGPPLADPLQQRRTLQCQVSSTDISHLLRVRKGKEEQGFIDLEMLPPELSITILSYLNATDLCLASCVWQDLGNDEYLWQGLCKSTWGHCSIYNRRLPSGFSYRKLYMELDEGSLTFNANPQEGVSYFMSRGILVDHPKEIAKFIFYTRMLNWKMLQIYLDERRDVLDELVTLHNFSNQFLPNALRDFFRHIHAPEERGEYLETLITKFSHRFCACNPTLVQEVGLSPDAVYVLCYSLILLSIDLTSPHVKNKMSKREFIRNTRRAAQNISEDFVGHLYDNIYLIGHVAA from the exons ATGGGTCAGGGTCTGTGGAGGGTGGCGAGGAACCAGCAGCTGCAGCAGCAGTACAGTGAACAGTGCTTCCTCCAGCGGGACAGAGAGCGGGGCCGGAGGATGGGGCCCCCACTGGCTGACCCCCTGCAGCAGCGCCGCACACTACAGTGCCAGGTGTCCAGCACCGACATCAGCCACCTGCTGCGCGTCCGCAAGGGCAAAGAGGAGCAGGGCTTCATCGATCTTGAGATGCTGCCTCCTGAACTCAGCATCACCATCCTCTCCTACCTGAATGCTACCGACCTGTGCCTGGCCTCCTGTGTGTGGCAGGACTTGGGCAATGATGAGTACCTGTGGCAGGG TCTGTGCAAGTCCACTTGGGGTCACTGTTCCATATACAACCGCAGGCTTCCATCTGGATTTTCATATAGAAAACTCTACATGGAGTTAGATGAAGGAAGCCTAACCTTCAACGCCAACCCGCAAGAG GGTGTCAGTTACTTCATGTCCAGAGGTATTCTTGTGGACCACCCGAAGGAAATTGCCAAGTTTATATTCTATACCAGAATGCTGAACTGGAAGATGCTGCAGATTTATCTTGATGAACG GCGAGATGTCTTGGATGAGCTTGTCACACTTCATAACTTTAGTAACCAGTTCCTCCCTAATGCACTGAGAGACTTCTTTAGACACATTCATGCCCCGGAGGAGAGGGGCGAGTACCTGGAGACCCTCATCACTAAGTTTTCTCATCGTTTCTGTGCCTGCAACCCCACTCTGGTGCAGGAAGTGGGCTTAAGTCCTG ATGCAGTGTACGTTCTGTGCTATTCCCTCATCCTTCTCTCGATCGATCTGACCAGCCCTCATGTAAAGAACAAGATGTCCAAGAGGGAGTTTATCCGAAACACACGGCGGGCTGCTCAGAACATCAGCGAGGACTTTGTAGGGCACCTCTATGACAACATCTATCTGATCGGCCACGTGGCGGCCTAG